A genome region from Hymenobacter tibetensis includes the following:
- a CDS encoding LLM class flavin-dependent oxidoreductase, translating into MSTENKVHLSVLDQSPVRHNGSARQALQETIELARLAERLGYTRFWVSEHHNTGTLAGSAPEVLLARLGAETNRIRLGSGGVMLPHYSALKVAENFRLLEALYPGRIDLGIGRAPGTDRVTAHALNPHNAFRDEDFAEQLMDLRAYLRDEVVPDTIHAKVKAAPFVDTVPEMWLLSSSGQSGLFAAHVGAAFSFAHFINPTGGPDMVRLYKERFRPSPELDAPLANVAVFVVCADTEGKAQELADALALQMLKLETGDRTPMSSTDSVRNYSLTPELLARLDYHHQRIVSGTPQQVREQLEKLAAAYGVNEIVAVTITYDFQDRLRSYELLADVFDLNPVAQLLAQGM; encoded by the coding sequence TGCGGCACAACGGTTCGGCTCGGCAGGCGCTCCAGGAAACTATCGAGCTGGCTCGCCTCGCCGAACGGCTCGGGTACACCCGCTTCTGGGTATCAGAGCATCACAATACAGGCACGCTGGCAGGCTCGGCGCCGGAGGTGTTGTTGGCCCGGCTGGGAGCTGAAACCAACCGTATCCGGCTGGGCTCGGGTGGGGTGATGCTGCCCCATTATTCGGCACTCAAAGTGGCCGAGAACTTCCGCCTGCTCGAAGCCCTCTACCCCGGCCGCATCGACCTAGGCATCGGGCGCGCCCCTGGCACCGACCGGGTGACGGCCCATGCCCTCAATCCGCACAACGCCTTCCGCGACGAAGACTTTGCCGAACAGCTCATGGACTTGCGGGCCTACCTGCGCGACGAGGTGGTGCCCGATACCATTCACGCCAAAGTGAAAGCGGCGCCCTTCGTGGATACGGTACCGGAAATGTGGCTACTTAGCTCCAGCGGCCAAAGCGGCCTGTTTGCGGCGCACGTAGGCGCGGCATTTTCCTTTGCCCATTTCATCAATCCTACCGGTGGGCCCGACATGGTGCGGCTTTACAAGGAACGGTTCCGTCCTTCGCCAGAGCTAGATGCCCCCCTCGCCAACGTGGCTGTCTTTGTTGTTTGCGCCGACACTGAGGGCAAAGCTCAGGAACTGGCCGATGCCCTGGCGCTGCAAATGCTGAAACTAGAAACCGGCGACCGAACTCCCATGAGTTCCACCGACTCGGTACGCAACTATTCGCTCACCCCCGAACTCCTTGCCCGCCTCGACTACCATCATCAGCGCATCGTGTCCGGCACCCCCCAGCAAGTGCGCGAACAATTGGAAAAGCTCGCTGCCGCTTATGGCGTAAACGAGATAGTCGCCGTCACCATCACCTACGACTTTCAGGATCGGCTACGTTCTTACGAGCTGCTAGCAGATGTATTTGATCTGAATCCGGTAGCGCAGCTGCTGGCGCAGGGTATGTAG